The following coding sequences are from one Paenibacillus sp. JDR-2 window:
- a CDS encoding dipeptidase — MKNHQGLYDFHLTPEQEKRALDIHERSIVIDLLFQGPLSPRVVPAEVSAQIKEECEALKDNPMAYSALPAKRLRQMSVSGELPAFKEEWYRSGITAGNREVDLSSPEAIITSMGEMQEQFDRFGWLVKALSADDIREAKRKGLKAGIVTSQDPGGLGKNLDLLEALHGFGLRVLQLTYNNQNSIASGCMELANGGVSNFGVTFISRMNELGIVVDTSHCGEQTTLDACRLSTQPVIASHTGVEAIYPHRRCKSDEELRAIAATGGVIGVFAMPWFVHGDPQATTIDHVLDHIDYIVRLVGVDHVGIGTDWPMSDLDWSLVYFKEHIAPKLGFAKGDGPSTELVAGLEQYGLFINFTRGLVARGYSDEEVSKIIGGNWLRIFEQVWG; from the coding sequence ATGAAGAATCATCAAGGGTTGTACGACTTTCACCTCACGCCGGAGCAAGAAAAGCGGGCACTGGATATCCATGAACGCAGCATCGTAATCGACCTGCTGTTCCAGGGGCCTCTGTCCCCCCGCGTTGTTCCTGCCGAAGTATCGGCGCAAATCAAAGAAGAATGCGAAGCACTGAAGGATAACCCGATGGCGTACAGTGCCCTCCCTGCCAAACGTCTGCGGCAAATGTCCGTTAGCGGCGAGCTGCCTGCCTTCAAAGAGGAATGGTACCGCTCCGGGATCACAGCCGGCAACCGGGAAGTGGATTTGTCCAGCCCGGAGGCCATCATAACCAGCATGGGCGAAATGCAGGAGCAGTTCGACCGTTTCGGCTGGCTTGTGAAGGCCCTGTCGGCAGACGATATCCGCGAGGCCAAACGCAAAGGGCTTAAAGCCGGTATCGTCACTTCGCAGGATCCGGGCGGTCTCGGCAAGAACCTCGATCTGCTTGAGGCTCTTCACGGCTTTGGCCTTCGGGTGCTTCAATTAACCTATAATAATCAGAATTCCATCGCATCCGGGTGTATGGAGCTGGCTAACGGCGGCGTCTCCAATTTCGGCGTGACGTTTATAAGCCGCATGAATGAGCTTGGCATCGTTGTCGACACCAGCCATTGCGGCGAGCAAACAACGCTGGATGCCTGCCGACTCTCCACCCAGCCGGTTATCGCTTCCCATACGGGCGTAGAAGCGATCTATCCTCACCGCCGCTGCAAAAGCGATGAAGAGCTTCGCGCGATTGCCGCTACGGGCGGCGTAATCGGCGTATTTGCCATGCCATGGTTCGTTCATGGCGATCCGCAGGCTACAACAATCGACCATGTGCTCGATCACATCGACTATATCGTTCGCCTTGTTGGCGTTGACCATGTCGGCATCGGTACCGATTGGCCGATGAGCGATCTCGACTGGTCCCTCGTCTATTTCAAGGAGCATATCGCCCCTAAGCTTGGCTTTGCCAAAGGAGACGGACCGTCAACCGAGCTTGTCGCCGGACTCGAGCAATACGGCTTGTTCATCAACTTTACTCGGGGACTAGTGGCAAGAGGTTATTCCGATGAAGAGGTCAGCAAGATCATTGGCGGCAACTGGCTGCGTATTTTCGAACAGGTATGGGGATAG
- a CDS encoding ornithine cyclodeaminase family protein — MLVIDRNVVSELLTMEACIPLMENVLSDLSAGQAEQQLRSVVPVRQGGLMGLMPAYLASQETVGAKLISVFPHNHNRGLPSHQGVIALFDAENGAMNAIVDGRNVTAIRTAAVSAAATKLLAREDSRVLALIGTGEQARTHLEALLLVRPIELVRIWSPNLEHATKFKNEMDAKYAELTIEISATARLAVAEADIICTLTSSTTPVLQGEWIPEGAHINAVGACRAPDRELATSIVRQAKLYVDRYESAVNEAGDYLIPLQEGAIGSDHIIGEIGEVLLGRAPGRASDKDVTLFKSLGLAVEDLAVAAYLHKQAKLQGKGITIAI, encoded by the coding sequence ATGTTAGTCATTGACCGTAACGTTGTATCCGAATTATTAACGATGGAAGCCTGCATTCCGCTTATGGAAAACGTCCTGTCCGATTTGTCCGCCGGACAAGCCGAGCAGCAGCTCCGGTCCGTTGTTCCCGTCCGCCAGGGCGGCTTGATGGGACTAATGCCGGCGTATCTCGCCTCGCAGGAGACCGTTGGAGCGAAGCTGATCAGCGTCTTCCCTCACAACCATAACCGCGGCCTTCCCTCCCATCAGGGCGTTATTGCCCTGTTTGACGCGGAAAATGGCGCAATGAACGCCATTGTTGACGGCCGTAACGTAACAGCTATACGTACCGCTGCCGTCAGCGCGGCCGCAACCAAGCTGCTCGCAAGAGAAGACTCGCGGGTTCTTGCGTTAATCGGGACAGGCGAGCAGGCCCGGACTCATCTCGAGGCGTTGCTTCTCGTACGCCCGATCGAGCTTGTCCGTATATGGAGTCCTAACCTGGAGCACGCGACCAAATTTAAAAATGAGATGGACGCCAAATATGCGGAGCTGACGATCGAAATCTCGGCTACCGCGCGGCTGGCTGTTGCGGAGGCCGATATCATCTGCACCCTGACCTCCTCAACAACTCCCGTTCTGCAGGGAGAGTGGATTCCCGAAGGCGCGCATATTAACGCCGTTGGCGCCTGCCGCGCTCCCGACCGGGAGCTGGCAACAAGCATTGTCCGGCAAGCGAAGCTGTACGTCGACCGGTATGAATCGGCCGTAAACGAAGCCGGGGACTACCTGATCCCTCTTCAGGAGGGGGCGATCGGCAGCGATCATATTATCGGCGAGATCGGCGAGGTCCTTCTTGGCCGCGCTCCGGGCAGAGCCTCGGACAAGGACGTCACTCTCTTCAAATCGCTTGGTCTAGCCGTTGAGGATTTAGCTGTGGCGGCTTATCTTCATAAGCAAGCCAAGCTTCAAGGCAAAGGCATTACTATCGCAATCTAG
- a CDS encoding GGDEF domain-containing protein produces the protein MPVRIFFLAKCLQSCSWFLVVLRGDIPDFLTISVANSLMFVGASLETISMLRLRNEWRTRYKIMYKLAIPLSIAGFHLIMLIHNEEEARIAYCSAALAIILAPMYRLIKGPSPLMKVIGYIYLFVIAANLVRGTTALFTDIPASFYTPGIYQLLYLVTIYILTILGIMGFMLLWKEKTNQELLHYASYDDLTGALNRRTFMTSAKRYLNHYAKKGEAVSYLLFDIDSFKDINDKYGHHIGDLVLQDVTKRIRHYLDKDDLFVRYGGDEFGILLPGKGEQESSALAERIKIMLQSAPTTLPVSYTISMGVLTVVPDQHTHMESMYTKCDQALYTAKRNGRNNIYRSQFG, from the coding sequence TTGCCGGTCAGAATCTTTTTCCTGGCCAAATGCCTTCAGTCCTGCTCCTGGTTTCTTGTTGTCCTGCGCGGGGATATCCCGGACTTTCTGACCATCTCCGTTGCCAATTCCCTCATGTTTGTCGGAGCCTCCCTTGAGACCATCTCCATGTTGCGATTAAGGAATGAATGGCGGACACGCTATAAAATCATGTACAAGCTGGCTATCCCTCTCAGCATTGCGGGGTTCCACCTCATCATGCTTATCCATAACGAGGAAGAGGCCCGGATCGCCTATTGCTCTGCCGCTCTCGCCATCATACTTGCCCCTATGTACAGGCTGATCAAAGGACCATCCCCGCTAATGAAAGTCATAGGCTATATTTATCTGTTCGTGATTGCGGCCAATCTGGTCCGTGGAACAACCGCTCTCTTTACGGATATTCCCGCAAGCTTTTACACGCCGGGGATCTACCAATTGCTCTATCTGGTGACGATCTATATTCTTACGATCCTGGGGATAATGGGCTTTATGCTGCTGTGGAAGGAAAAGACCAACCAAGAGCTGCTTCATTACGCAAGCTACGACGATCTGACCGGCGCGCTTAATCGAAGAACGTTTATGACAAGCGCCAAACGCTACTTGAATCATTATGCCAAGAAGGGCGAAGCGGTCTCGTACCTGTTGTTTGATATCGACAGCTTTAAGGACATTAACGATAAATACGGCCATCATATCGGCGATCTCGTGCTGCAGGACGTAACGAAGCGAATCCGGCATTACTTGGACAAGGACGACTTGTTCGTGCGTTACGGCGGAGACGAATTCGGCATTCTGCTTCCCGGCAAAGGCGAGCAGGAATCAAGCGCGCTGGCCGAACGGATAAAGATTATGCTGCAATCCGCACCGACCACCCTGCCTGTCTCTTATACCATAAGCATGGGAGTGCTCACCGTCGTTCCGGATCAGCACACCCATATGGAATCGATGTATACGAAATGCGACCAGGCCCTCTACACGGCCAAAAGAAACGGCCGAAACAACATCTACCGAAGCCAGTTCGGCTAG
- a CDS encoding FAD:protein FMN transferase translates to MTLHRFRAMNSQFFTKGLHDGAQAMAESWITVVEEKLSRFNPRSELSQMNQSAGQPFSASTLLYEVMAEANRYYEATDGLFNPYMGQLIHELGYSGTFESLAGRSAHVEPVLTAKPFDCEQPLILDSGTRALTLDLKLAVDLGGFAKGWSAHQLSLMIQHAGVRSGAIGAGGDITLWGVPDEGWSVCIGDPWEASRDLMTLQVRYPAGIATSNTVRRQWKDSAGQSRHHIIHPRTGAPVDSDLAQVTLFAPNLMDAEVYAKCVLLLGREQGFEWLAGNHPACAAVGVLHDGSIRTVGAIGQYVGERGLYA, encoded by the coding sequence ATGACTTTGCATAGATTCCGGGCGATGAATTCGCAGTTTTTCACAAAAGGACTGCATGACGGCGCGCAGGCGATGGCGGAAAGCTGGATCACTGTCGTAGAGGAGAAGCTGAGCCGGTTCAATCCGCGCAGTGAGCTGTCCCAAATGAACCAATCTGCCGGACAACCTTTTTCCGCCTCCACGCTGCTCTATGAAGTAATGGCTGAGGCCAACCGTTACTATGAAGCAACCGACGGTCTGTTTAATCCCTATATGGGACAACTCATTCACGAGCTTGGGTACTCCGGGACGTTTGAATCCTTGGCGGGGAGGTCGGCGCATGTGGAGCCGGTGCTTACGGCTAAGCCGTTTGACTGCGAGCAGCCCTTGATTCTGGACTCCGGTACAAGAGCGTTAACGCTGGATTTGAAGCTTGCTGTCGACCTTGGCGGATTCGCAAAAGGATGGAGCGCCCACCAGCTTTCCCTTATGATTCAGCATGCGGGCGTACGTTCCGGTGCAATTGGAGCGGGAGGCGATATTACGCTGTGGGGTGTGCCGGACGAGGGATGGTCGGTTTGTATCGGTGATCCTTGGGAAGCAAGCAGGGATCTGATGACGCTTCAGGTAAGATACCCGGCAGGGATCGCTACCAGTAATACGGTCAGACGGCAATGGAAGGACAGCGCCGGTCAAAGTCGCCATCATATTATTCATCCGCGCACGGGTGCGCCAGTCGATTCGGATCTGGCTCAGGTGACCCTGTTTGCTCCGAATCTGATGGATGCCGAAGTGTACGCGAAATGCGTCCTTCTTCTCGGCCGGGAGCAGGGTTTCGAATGGCTTGCGGGTAACCATCCGGCTTGTGCGGCCGTAGGCGTGCTGCATGACGGATCGATCCGGACGGTTGGCGCTATCGGTCAGTATGTAGGGGAAAGGGGATTATACGCATGA
- a CDS encoding ferric reductase-like transmembrane domain-containing protein: MNQLLDALSVWTTTRASGITSYLFLFLSTIAGISMGSRLIKNKAKLMVLTIHQSAGWFGFLFGMMHGAVLLFDQYVGYSLSGLLIPFTAESHPVLTGMGTLSFYMCFIVILSSDMMKKLGKKAWKMTHMLAFPGYFLALLHGLLIGSDSSYPWAQAMYGATGAIVVALTVYRVWTVKKDKRDAPKSGRVTYPHANPIIIEPGDYKVR, from the coding sequence ATGAACCAGCTGTTGGATGCTTTAAGTGTATGGACCACAACCCGCGCGTCGGGCATTACGTCGTATTTGTTCCTGTTTCTGTCCACGATTGCCGGTATTTCAATGGGGTCGCGACTAATCAAAAATAAAGCCAAGCTGATGGTGTTGACCATTCATCAGTCCGCTGGCTGGTTCGGCTTTTTGTTCGGCATGATGCATGGAGCCGTACTGCTGTTCGACCAATACGTGGGCTATTCCTTAAGCGGATTGCTGATCCCGTTCACGGCAGAATCGCATCCCGTTCTAACGGGCATGGGGACACTCTCGTTTTATATGTGCTTTATTGTTATTCTGTCCTCGGACATGATGAAAAAGCTTGGCAAGAAAGCGTGGAAGATGACGCATATGCTGGCATTTCCCGGCTACTTTCTGGCCCTCCTGCACGGTCTTCTGATCGGCTCCGATTCAAGCTATCCTTGGGCGCAGGCGATGTACGGGGCGACAGGCGCTATTGTAGTGGCGCTTACGGTCTACAGGGTATGGACGGTGAAAAAGGATAAACGAGATGCTCCGAAGAGCGGGCGGGTAACCTATCCGCATGCGAATCCAATCATTATTGAGCCCGGCGATTATAAAGTACGATAA
- a CDS encoding LysR family transcriptional regulator: MEVNLEWYRVFYWIAKTGSLSKAAEQLHITQPAVSHTVKQLESTLGGQLFFRTPRGVTLTKEGTVLLQYIEQAFQSVQIGEKAIAEMNNLHTGEIAIGASDTLCKHYLLPYLEQFHEQHPGVRVRVTNRTTPETLALLKEGKIDFGIVSLPVSDKQVAISESTLLQDCFVGGKGYQSLSGGPPLTLEQLNAYPLLLLEKGSSTRRYLDDYAASHGSTFTPEFELGSVDLLVQFAKSGFGLAFVIRNYVAEELQRGELVEIPLTETFPGRPIGIATLRGIPMSSATKSFLALLP, encoded by the coding sequence ATGGAAGTGAATTTGGAGTGGTACCGCGTTTTTTATTGGATTGCCAAGACCGGAAGCTTATCGAAAGCCGCCGAGCAGCTTCATATTACCCAGCCTGCCGTAAGTCATACGGTCAAGCAGCTGGAGAGCACGCTTGGAGGGCAGCTTTTCTTCCGGACGCCTAGGGGAGTCACTTTAACCAAAGAAGGAACCGTGCTACTGCAATACATCGAGCAAGCCTTCCAATCCGTTCAGATTGGAGAAAAAGCGATAGCCGAGATGAATAATCTCCATACCGGGGAAATAGCGATAGGGGCGAGCGATACGTTGTGCAAGCATTATTTGCTGCCTTATCTGGAGCAGTTCCATGAGCAGCATCCCGGCGTCCGCGTCAGGGTTACCAACCGGACAACCCCCGAGACGCTTGCACTTCTTAAAGAAGGCAAGATCGACTTCGGCATTGTCAGCTTGCCCGTATCCGACAAGCAAGTTGCTATAAGCGAAAGCACGCTGCTTCAGGACTGTTTTGTCGGGGGCAAAGGTTATCAATCGCTCTCCGGCGGTCCGCCGCTTACTTTGGAGCAATTGAATGCCTATCCGCTGCTGCTACTCGAAAAAGGAAGCAGCACGAGACGTTACCTGGATGATTACGCGGCGTCTCACGGAAGCACGTTTACCCCTGAATTCGAACTCGGCAGCGTGGACCTGCTCGTCCAATTCGCCAAAAGCGGCTTTGGCCTGGCCTTTGTTATTCGCAACTACGTCGCGGAAGAGTTACAGCGTGGAGAGCTGGTTGAAATCCCTCTAACTGAGACTTTTCCCGGCCGCCCTATCGGCATTGCTACGCTGCGAGGCATACCTATGTCCTCGGCGACGAAGTCCTTCCTGGCTCTATTGCCTTGA
- a CDS encoding adenylosuccinate synthase, producing MTVTAIVGANWGDEGKGKMTDVWAAQSSYVVRFQGGSNAGHTIINDFGKFALHMLPSGVFNPNVTNVIGPGTALDIGVLLDELKALSARGVPTPKIIISDRAQIVLPVHRLFDELEEERLGNNSFGSTRRGIAPFYADKYTKLGIQAADLLEPARLLKRVERLLEAKNVLLQHLYGQPPMQAEDLMPELLEQAKLLAPYIGDTTSLLQKAYIHGEPILLEGQLGALRDPDHGIYPYTTSSSTLAGFASVGAGLPPYAIQQVVAVTKAYSSCVGAGPFVSELQGAQAEELRKRGGDAGEYGVTTGRPRRVGWFDAVATRYGCRLQGATSVVLTNLDVLGYLDEIPVCVGYETADGVIDDFPITSKLEGAKPVYKSMPGWKSTISEIRQFDDLPLAAKQYVEFVESEIGVPIATISVGPKRDQVITR from the coding sequence ATGACAGTAACGGCGATCGTAGGCGCAAATTGGGGCGACGAAGGAAAAGGGAAGATGACCGATGTATGGGCGGCGCAATCCTCTTACGTTGTCCGGTTCCAAGGCGGAAGCAACGCGGGACATACGATTATTAACGATTTCGGGAAGTTTGCCCTGCATATGCTTCCCTCGGGTGTTTTTAACCCAAACGTTACGAATGTTATTGGTCCCGGCACAGCGCTGGATATTGGAGTTTTGTTGGATGAGCTGAAGGCCTTGTCGGCGCGAGGGGTACCAACTCCTAAAATAATCATTTCGGATAGAGCTCAGATTGTATTGCCTGTGCACCGGTTATTCGATGAGCTGGAAGAGGAGAGGCTGGGAAACAACAGCTTTGGGTCCACGAGACGCGGTATTGCTCCTTTTTATGCGGATAAATATACCAAGCTTGGAATACAGGCAGCCGATTTACTAGAACCTGCCCGTTTGCTTAAGCGTGTAGAGCGTTTGCTTGAAGCTAAAAACGTACTCCTGCAGCATCTTTACGGACAGCCTCCGATGCAGGCGGAAGACTTGATGCCGGAGCTGCTTGAGCAAGCGAAGCTGTTGGCACCGTATATAGGCGACACAACCTCGTTGCTCCAGAAGGCCTATATCCATGGAGAACCTATTTTGCTGGAGGGACAATTAGGGGCGCTTCGGGATCCCGATCATGGGATCTATCCTTATACCACCTCGTCCTCAACGCTCGCGGGCTTTGCGTCGGTTGGGGCAGGGCTTCCTCCGTATGCCATCCAGCAGGTCGTTGCCGTGACCAAAGCCTATTCCAGCTGTGTTGGCGCAGGACCGTTTGTATCCGAGCTTCAAGGAGCACAGGCGGAGGAGCTTAGGAAGCGGGGCGGAGATGCCGGCGAATACGGCGTAACGACCGGCCGGCCTAGACGCGTCGGTTGGTTTGACGCCGTTGCAACGCGATACGGCTGCCGTCTGCAGGGAGCAACATCGGTCGTGTTGACGAACCTGGATGTCTTAGGCTATTTAGACGAGATTCCGGTTTGCGTCGGCTATGAAACGGCGGACGGGGTTATCGATGACTTCCCTATTACCTCCAAGCTTGAAGGCGCAAAGCCCGTTTACAAATCAATGCCCGGTTGGAAAAGCACGATCTCCGAGATTAGACAATTTGATGATTTGCCTCTTGCGGCCAAACAATACGTAGAGTTTGTCGAGTCCGAGATTGGCGTTCCGATCGCGACGATTTCCGTTGGACCTAAACGTGATCAGGTGATTACGAGATAA
- a CDS encoding luciferase family protein, translating into MGSKAVLEELLLSWPGVTTGPHRFGGIEFAVNGKEIGHLHGGRLVDLLLPKAKRDEAVTTGKAKSHHILPESGWVSVYLNTEDDLAHAIELLRFNYERFAQVP; encoded by the coding sequence ATGGGGAGCAAAGCTGTTTTGGAAGAGCTGCTGTTATCCTGGCCGGGCGTAACCACGGGGCCTCACCGGTTCGGCGGAATCGAATTTGCGGTGAACGGCAAGGAGATCGGACATCTTCATGGCGGTCGGCTGGTAGATCTATTATTGCCAAAGGCTAAGCGGGATGAAGCCGTAACGACCGGCAAAGCCAAGTCACACCATATTCTGCCGGAGTCCGGCTGGGTTTCCGTTTATTTGAACACGGAAGACGATCTTGCCCATGCCATTGAACTGCTGCGTTTTAACTATGAACGGTTTGCCCAAGTTCCCTAA
- a CDS encoding H-type small acid-soluble spore protein has protein sequence MDINRAKEIAASPVMEDVKYNEMQVYIQHVDDARGTARIYPLSNPEQELDVPVRSLVEQSSTMAMEVEQVACRVSDGETEQ, from the coding sequence GTGGACATTAACCGCGCCAAAGAAATTGCCGCTTCTCCGGTGATGGAGGACGTGAAGTATAACGAAATGCAGGTGTACATTCAGCACGTGGATGATGCGAGGGGGACGGCGCGCATCTACCCGTTATCCAATCCGGAGCAGGAGCTTGATGTGCCGGTACGCAGCTTGGTTGAGCAATCATCCACGATGGCAATGGAAGTTGAACAAGTCGCTTGCCGGGTATCCGATGGCGAAACGGAACAATAG
- a CDS encoding DMT family transporter: protein MKQQAQLKSSLLLILAAFIWGFAFVAQRQGMEHTGPFTFNAVRFVLGAISLLPLIWIMDRKSGQTKAQLRGSFRSASKYGVCTGLILFVGASLQQIGLMYTTAGKAAFVTGLYIVIVPFFGLFLKQRFGVNSGIGAVLAVIGLYLLCMTNDLTLGKGDLYELVGALFWSVHILMIDRFSRKTDGLKLSLAQILTCSVLSFIAAFSTEKVELSGLSDAMIPLLYGGICSVGIAYTLQIVGQKNAHPAQAAIILSLETVFAAIGGYLLLDEVLGVRAGIGCMFMLVGMIVPQLPPLWRVNRKNRSLLE, encoded by the coding sequence ATGAAACAACAAGCTCAATTGAAATCCAGTTTACTATTAATACTCGCTGCCTTTATATGGGGATTCGCTTTTGTCGCCCAGCGTCAGGGGATGGAGCATACAGGGCCGTTTACCTTTAACGCGGTCCGATTTGTATTGGGCGCTATATCGTTATTGCCGCTTATTTGGATCATGGATCGCAAATCCGGCCAGACCAAGGCGCAGCTTCGCGGTTCCTTTAGAAGCGCCTCTAAGTACGGAGTGTGCACGGGACTTATTTTGTTCGTTGGGGCTTCCTTGCAGCAAATTGGACTGATGTATACAACCGCGGGAAAAGCAGCCTTTGTTACGGGACTGTATATTGTTATCGTACCGTTCTTCGGGTTGTTTCTGAAGCAACGGTTTGGCGTGAACAGCGGCATAGGTGCCGTTCTGGCGGTTATCGGCCTGTATTTATTATGCATGACTAATGATCTGACGTTGGGAAAAGGGGACTTGTACGAGCTTGTCGGGGCATTGTTCTGGTCTGTTCATATCCTGATGATCGACCGGTTCTCCCGCAAGACGGACGGACTAAAGCTGTCGCTTGCGCAAATTTTGACCTGCTCGGTGCTGAGCTTTATAGCAGCCTTCTCTACGGAAAAGGTGGAGCTGTCCGGTCTGTCCGACGCTATGATTCCGTTGTTATACGGCGGGATTTGTTCCGTGGGTATTGCGTATACGCTGCAAATTGTTGGCCAGAAAAACGCGCATCCTGCGCAGGCGGCCATTATTTTGAGCCTGGAGACTGTGTTTGCCGCCATCGGAGGATACCTGCTGCTGGACGAGGTGCTTGGCGTCCGCGCGGGAATCGGCTGCATGTTTATGCTGGTCGGCATGATTGTGCCGCAGCTTCCGCCGCTCTGGCGGGTTAACCGTAAAAATCGTTCACTTCTTGAATAA
- a CDS encoding HD domain-containing protein has product MNVMDVAIEFAATAHQAQYRKGTGIPYISHPFGVAMLLSSYNYSEEVIIAALLHDVLEDTDTTEQQLTDRFGPEITFIVKGCSEPDKSLSWEERKTHTIESLPSSSLEIRLVACADKLHNLRSMKREFETSGPSFWSRFKRGEKEQAWYYKSLAEAFAKPEDSSSHPLFALFIQEVNDFYG; this is encoded by the coding sequence ATGAACGTAATGGATGTCGCGATCGAGTTTGCAGCAACCGCCCATCAAGCCCAATACCGCAAAGGAACCGGCATACCTTACATATCCCATCCTTTCGGAGTGGCGATGCTTCTATCCTCGTACAACTACAGCGAAGAAGTGATTATTGCAGCCCTTCTCCATGATGTGCTTGAAGATACGGATACGACCGAGCAGCAGCTAACCGACCGGTTTGGTCCTGAGATTACGTTTATTGTGAAGGGCTGCTCCGAGCCGGATAAATCCTTAAGCTGGGAAGAACGGAAAACCCATACGATCGAGAGTCTCCCCTCTTCTTCGCTGGAAATCCGCTTGGTAGCCTGCGCCGACAAACTGCATAACCTTCGAAGCATGAAACGGGAGTTTGAAACATCCGGTCCTTCTTTCTGGTCACGGTTCAAACGAGGCGAAAAGGAGCAAGCCTGGTATTACAAAAGCTTGGCCGAAGCGTTCGCTAAGCCTGAGGACAGCTCTTCGCATCCCCTGTTTGCCCTGTTTATTCAAGAAGTGAACGATTTTTACGGTTAA